A genome region from Halorussus pelagicus includes the following:
- a CDS encoding polymer-forming cytoskeletal protein, whose translation MSLGSDPLDELAIPDGTTVEEHDLVTDGDVIVGGQSTVEFGVRGHNVIAGERVRFGGHIEAEADLRLDMWSDVADNVLVGRDAYLGERVHVGGRLMVSGDLDIGDDVDIEEGFEANGWIVIRNPMPTIVFVFVYLQQLLRIGEEEAAEEVVSELLENEEVEADPVVVPRNGHVSDDSWRVSTPAAIGDDCRLHGNIRAESIEVGQRNDVFGSLRARGDISVGGGTVIHGDVTTRNGTVELADDVEVRGDVSCEDLHFHEGAIVDGTMRASGEMSMVKAGTHEQIAADGDGGRKRFHGDAVSAGEDGSTAASVGAERADAEDSETQSGESNDFRSESDSGENSDSETTADAGDIFKFDADTEVPESERPTDE comes from the coding sequence GTGTCGCTTGGTTCGGACCCCTTGGACGAGCTTGCGATTCCCGACGGAACGACCGTCGAGGAACACGACCTCGTGACCGACGGCGACGTTATCGTCGGCGGGCAGAGTACGGTCGAGTTCGGCGTCCGAGGTCACAACGTCATCGCCGGAGAGCGCGTCCGGTTTGGCGGCCACATCGAGGCCGAGGCCGACCTCCGCCTCGACATGTGGTCAGACGTGGCCGACAACGTATTGGTCGGCCGGGACGCCTACCTCGGCGAGCGCGTCCACGTCGGTGGTCGCCTGATGGTCAGTGGCGACCTCGACATCGGCGACGACGTGGACATCGAAGAGGGGTTCGAGGCGAACGGGTGGATAGTTATCCGGAATCCGATGCCGACAATCGTCTTCGTCTTCGTCTACCTCCAGCAACTGCTTCGCATCGGCGAGGAGGAGGCCGCAGAGGAAGTCGTCTCCGAACTACTCGAAAACGAAGAGGTCGAGGCCGACCCCGTGGTCGTCCCGCGGAACGGCCACGTCTCCGACGACTCGTGGCGCGTCTCGACGCCCGCGGCCATCGGCGACGACTGCCGACTCCACGGCAACATCCGCGCCGAGTCCATCGAGGTGGGCCAGCGAAACGACGTGTTCGGCAGCCTGCGCGCTCGCGGCGACATCTCGGTCGGCGGCGGGACGGTCATCCACGGCGACGTGACGACTCGGAACGGGACGGTCGAACTCGCCGACGATGTGGAGGTTCGGGGCGACGTTTCCTGCGAGGACCTCCACTTCCACGAGGGCGCAATCGTGGACGGAACGATGCGCGCGAGCGGCGAGATGTCGATGGTGAAAGCCGGAACCCACGAGCAGATAGCCGCCGACGGCGACGGCGGTCGCAAGCGATTCCACGGCGACGCCGTGAGCGCGGGCGAGGACGGCAGTACCGCCGCGAGCGTCGGCGCGGAACGCGCCGACGCGGAGGACTCGGAAACGCAGTCCGGCGAGAGCAACGATTTCCGGTCGGAGAGCGATTCCGGCGAGAATAGCGACTCCGAGACGACCGCCGACGCCGGAGATATCTTCAAATTCGACGCCGACACCGAGGTCCCCGAGAGCGAGCGTCCGACCGACGAGTAG
- a CDS encoding DUF5800 family protein, with the protein MTTLAFDEDGVDVVYEGTEFRLSKDLIEGATGKSYFDVTDHEVLRIVEKNPNLDGDARQIKDIIG; encoded by the coding sequence ATGACGACGCTCGCGTTCGACGAGGACGGTGTGGACGTGGTGTACGAGGGGACCGAGTTCCGCCTCTCGAAGGACCTCATCGAGGGAGCGACAGGCAAGTCCTACTTCGACGTGACCGACCACGAGGTGCTTCGAATCGTGGAGAAGAACCCGAACCTCGACGGTGACGCCCGCCAAATCAAGGACATCATCGGGTAG
- a CDS encoding lamin tail domain-containing protein has translation MTVTNPWATRTTTDHDEIREWIEARDADPAHVQQTGEGDDLGVLRIDFPDDGPDRNLEPVPWDRFFGKFEEADLAFRYQNEKKNGEESYFHRFVNREATGVADVPDAAVSVVAVESVPVAGDESKTDRDAAEEADREADDETNPETDPARGPTAEGVPDEVLGNRRPRVPRLTAGLVVDEIHENARGYDHWNKNGEYVVLRNESDDPLDLTGWTVENSDGTTYEFPEEFVLAPNRSVTIHSGSGEDADDNLYWGSARALWKNTGDVVTVRDETDRRVIRVSY, from the coding sequence ATGACCGTCACGAATCCGTGGGCGACCAGAACCACGACCGACCACGACGAGATACGCGAGTGGATCGAGGCGCGCGACGCCGACCCTGCACACGTACAGCAGACCGGCGAGGGCGACGACCTCGGGGTCCTGCGCATCGACTTCCCGGACGACGGCCCGGACCGAAATCTCGAACCAGTCCCGTGGGACCGGTTTTTCGGGAAGTTCGAGGAGGCCGACCTCGCGTTTCGCTACCAGAACGAGAAGAAGAACGGCGAGGAGAGCTACTTCCATCGGTTCGTGAACCGCGAGGCGACCGGCGTGGCCGACGTGCCCGACGCGGCGGTGTCGGTCGTCGCCGTGGAGTCGGTGCCGGTCGCCGGAGATGAGTCGAAGACCGACCGCGACGCGGCCGAGGAAGCCGACCGCGAAGCGGACGACGAGACGAATCCGGAGACCGACCCTGCTCGCGGTCCGACCGCCGAGGGCGTCCCCGACGAGGTGCTGGGCAACCGCCGCCCGCGAGTACCGAGACTCACCGCGGGGCTGGTCGTAGACGAGATTCACGAGAACGCGCGGGGGTACGACCACTGGAACAAGAACGGCGAGTACGTCGTCCTCCGCAACGAGAGCGACGATCCGCTGGACCTGACTGGCTGGACCGTCGAAAACTCCGACGGGACGACCTACGAGTTCCCCGAGGAGTTCGTCCTCGCTCCGAACCGGTCGGTGACGATTCACTCCGGGTCGGGCGAGGACGCCGACGACAACCTCTACTGGGGGTCGGCGCGCGCGCTCTGGAAGAACACCGGAGACGTGGTGACCGTCCGCGACGAGACCGACCGCCGCGTGATTCGGGTGTCGTACTGA
- the pan1 gene encoding proteasome-activating nucleotidase Pan1 — MTDTVEDVDLPYDEESASQQDKIEALQERLEVLESQNEEMRDKLLDANAENNKYQQKLERLTHENKKLKQSPLFVATVQELTDDGVIIKQHGNNQEAVTEVTDEMREDLEPDDRVAVNNSLSIVKTLENETDVRARVMQVEESPSVTYEDIGGLEEQMNEVRETVEMPLERPEMFGEVGIEPPSGVLLYGPPGTGKTMLAKAVANQTDATFIKMAGSELVHKFIGEGAKLVRDLFEVARQHEPAVLFIDEIDAIAAKRTDSKTSGDAEVQRTMMQLLSEMDGFEDRGDIRIIAATNRFDMLDRAILRPGRFDRLIEVPKPNLEGREKIFRIHTRDMNVADDVDFEKLAKNAEDASGADIKAVCTEAGMFAIRDDRTEITMDDFEEAKAKIDAEDEEEEISKTFA, encoded by the coding sequence ATGACCGACACTGTGGAAGACGTAGACCTCCCCTACGACGAGGAGAGCGCGTCCCAGCAGGACAAGATCGAGGCCCTTCAAGAGCGGTTGGAGGTTCTGGAATCTCAGAACGAGGAGATGCGAGACAAGCTTCTGGATGCGAACGCCGAGAACAACAAGTACCAGCAGAAGCTCGAACGCCTGACCCACGAGAACAAGAAGCTCAAGCAGTCGCCGCTGTTCGTCGCCACCGTACAGGAACTCACCGACGACGGCGTCATTATCAAACAGCACGGCAACAACCAGGAGGCCGTCACCGAGGTCACCGACGAGATGCGCGAGGACCTCGAACCCGACGACCGCGTCGCCGTCAACAACTCTCTCTCTATCGTAAAGACGCTGGAGAACGAGACCGACGTTCGGGCGCGAGTCATGCAGGTCGAGGAGAGCCCCTCCGTGACCTACGAGGACATCGGCGGACTCGAAGAGCAGATGAACGAGGTCCGCGAGACGGTCGAGATGCCCCTCGAACGCCCCGAGATGTTCGGCGAGGTCGGCATCGAACCGCCGAGCGGCGTCCTGCTCTACGGCCCGCCCGGAACGGGCAAGACGATGCTGGCGAAGGCCGTCGCCAACCAGACCGACGCTACCTTCATCAAGATGGCTGGCTCGGAACTCGTCCACAAGTTCATCGGCGAGGGTGCGAAGCTGGTCCGGGACCTCTTCGAGGTCGCCCGCCAGCACGAACCCGCCGTCCTCTTCATCGACGAGATTGACGCCATCGCGGCCAAGCGGACCGACTCGAAGACCTCGGGCGACGCCGAGGTCCAGCGTACGATGATGCAACTACTCAGCGAGATGGACGGCTTCGAGGACCGCGGCGACATCCGCATCATTGCGGCGACCAACCGCTTCGACATGCTCGACCGCGCCATCCTCAGGCCCGGCCGATTCGACCGCCTCATCGAAGTGCCCAAGCCGAACCTCGAAGGCCGCGAGAAGATTTTCCGCATCCACACCCGCGACATGAACGTCGCCGACGACGTGGACTTCGAGAAGTTGGCCAAGAACGCCGAGGACGCCTCGGGCGCGGACATCAAGGCCGTCTGCACCGAGGCCGGGATGTTCGCCATCCGCGACGACCGCACCGAAATCACGATGGACGACTTCGAGGAGGCCAAGGCGAAGATCGACGCCGAGGACGAAGAAGAAGAAATCTCGAAAACGTTCGCCTGA
- a CDS encoding MarR family transcriptional regulator — translation MSASETARPKESQLTGENATESIRDLPPSAKLVAKVLEYNDTLTQSQIAEESLLPDRTVRYALNRLDDEGIVDSRFSFSDARKRLYTLNLD, via the coding sequence ATGAGTGCATCAGAAACTGCGCGACCGAAAGAGAGCCAACTCACGGGGGAGAACGCCACCGAGTCAATACGGGACCTGCCGCCCAGCGCCAAGTTGGTCGCCAAGGTATTGGAGTACAACGACACCCTGACCCAGAGCCAGATCGCCGAGGAGTCGCTGCTCCCCGACCGGACCGTCCGCTACGCGCTGAACCGCCTCGACGACGAGGGAATCGTGGACTCGCGGTTCTCGTTCTCGGACGCGCGCAAGCGTCTCTACACGCTGAATCTCGACTGA
- a CDS encoding BolA family protein, which yields MDADDVTELIESNLEDAEATVSHPRGVDDEDHLAATVVSPAFEGESLVAQHELVYDALGDHMTDDIHALELKTYTPEEYAEKSDK from the coding sequence ATGGACGCCGACGACGTGACCGAACTCATCGAATCGAATCTCGAAGACGCCGAGGCGACCGTCAGCCACCCGCGCGGGGTTGACGACGAGGACCACCTCGCGGCCACCGTCGTCTCGCCAGCGTTCGAGGGCGAATCGCTGGTCGCCCAACACGAACTAGTCTACGACGCGCTGGGCGACCACATGACCGACGATATCCACGCGCTCGAACTCAAGACTTACACCCCCGAGGAGTACGCCGAAAAAAGCGACAAGTAG
- a CDS encoding S8 family peptidase: protein MSDHSRRTFLKAAGGAVGSAALLTGSASADGSSGPDRRFLVDLREVSRSEVPDDVEIIHDISEIDVLAARGDPGAVPGSASTVADLAVYQHDATPEGGPAKEHSGKGRGSKGPAWDSGEPTNTELQWDKRAQRVGDLTENPGNGRTVQDTATGEGTRVAVIDSGVYDHPDLAGVVNEELSENFTTDPYDFRPNGAGNHGTHVAGIVAGNNADGEGILGTAPDTEILSHRVFSGVQGASGDTIAAVVDAASKGCDAANLSLGYPLPYVYPDEYPFLLDVKEMYERAVSYARSQDMVVVNSSGNDALDMDQEGVLSLPTEVEGVFGVAATGPIGYLWDDKKPSREDKALKKLDKPTAYPANYTNYGEAVDVSAAGGNYDPEAIDEVEGWYYDLVLSTVYETNEDGETVPDYGWKAGTSMAAPQVAGAVALVRSLRPDASVEEVETLIRETARDAPEGETYHGAGHLDLRRLIKRAR, encoded by the coding sequence ATGTCAGACCATAGCAGACGAACGTTTCTCAAGGCTGCTGGCGGGGCAGTCGGCAGTGCGGCACTTCTAACGGGGTCGGCGAGCGCGGACGGCAGTAGCGGACCGGACCGACGATTCCTCGTTGACCTGCGCGAGGTGTCGCGCAGTGAGGTCCCCGACGACGTGGAGATTATCCACGACATCTCGGAGATCGACGTACTCGCGGCGCGAGGCGACCCCGGCGCGGTACCCGGTTCGGCCTCCACAGTCGCCGACCTCGCGGTGTACCAGCACGACGCGACGCCCGAGGGCGGTCCCGCCAAGGAACACTCCGGCAAGGGCCGCGGAAGCAAGGGTCCCGCATGGGACAGCGGCGAACCCACCAACACGGAACTCCAGTGGGACAAGCGCGCCCAGCGCGTCGGCGACCTGACCGAGAATCCCGGCAACGGCCGGACGGTTCAGGACACGGCGACCGGCGAGGGGACTCGCGTCGCCGTCATCGACAGCGGCGTCTACGACCACCCGGACCTCGCGGGCGTCGTCAACGAGGAACTGTCGGAGAACTTCACTACCGACCCCTACGACTTCCGTCCGAACGGCGCTGGCAACCACGGGACCCACGTCGCGGGCATCGTCGCTGGGAACAACGCCGACGGCGAGGGCATCCTCGGCACCGCGCCCGATACGGAAATCCTCTCCCATCGCGTCTTCTCCGGCGTGCAGGGCGCGAGCGGCGACACCATCGCCGCCGTCGTGGACGCCGCGAGCAAGGGCTGTGACGCCGCGAACCTCAGCCTCGGCTACCCGCTCCCGTACGTCTACCCCGACGAGTACCCGTTCCTGCTCGACGTCAAGGAGATGTACGAGCGCGCCGTCTCGTACGCGCGGTCTCAAGACATGGTCGTCGTCAACTCCTCGGGCAACGACGCGCTGGACATGGACCAAGAGGGCGTCCTCAGCCTCCCGACCGAAGTCGAGGGCGTCTTCGGCGTCGCCGCGACCGGTCCCATCGGCTACCTCTGGGACGACAAGAAACCGAGCCGCGAGGACAAGGCGCTGAAGAAACTCGACAAGCCGACGGCCTACCCCGCGAACTACACCAACTACGGCGAAGCGGTCGATGTGAGCGCCGCTGGCGGGAACTACGACCCCGAAGCCATCGACGAGGTCGAGGGCTGGTACTACGACCTCGTCCTTTCCACCGTCTACGAGACGAACGAGGACGGCGAAACCGTCCCGGACTACGGCTGGAAGGCTGGCACCTCGATGGCGGCCCCGCAGGTCGCCGGTGCGGTCGCGCTCGTGCGCTCGCTCCGCCCGGACGCCAGTGTCGAGGAAGTCGAGACCCTGATTCGGGAGACCGCACGAGACGCCCCGGAGGGCGAGACGTACCACGGCGCAGGCCACCTCGACCTCCGCCGACTCATCAAGCGCGCTCGATAA
- a CDS encoding class II fumarate hydratase encodes MTEDYRIEEDSLGEMQVPTDAYWGAQTQRALANFPVSGITFGRRFVRALGVVKKAAARANRDLELVPEDKADAIVEAADEVIEGRHDDQFPVDVFQTGSGTSTNMNANEVIANRATEIYGGEVGTREIHPNDHVNFGQSSNDVIPTAMHVASLEAVEKDLLPALDSLREALEAKEEEFDGVVKTGRTHLQDATPVRLGQEFGGYRTQVEKGLARLDGIRDHLSELALGGTAVGTGLNTHPDFPEKAAEYITEETGVEFREADNHFEAQAAHDAMSEAHGALRTIAGSLNKIANDLRLLASGPRNGLGELEQPENQPGSSIMPGKINPVVAEAVNQVHKQVVGNDAAVSAGAAEGQIDLNLYKPVLAHNFLQSAEMLANASEVFGEKFVRKLEANETHCEEQVEQSMALATALNPHIGYDKASDAAKTALKEGKTVKEVVVEKGYLSEEEAEEVIDPEKMTHRGILGSDD; translated from the coding sequence ATGACCGAGGACTACCGTATCGAGGAGGACAGTCTCGGAGAGATGCAGGTCCCGACCGACGCCTATTGGGGCGCACAGACCCAGCGCGCACTCGCTAACTTCCCCGTCTCGGGCATCACCTTCGGGCGGCGGTTCGTCCGGGCGCTCGGCGTCGTGAAGAAAGCCGCCGCGCGGGCCAACCGCGACCTCGAACTGGTCCCCGAGGACAAGGCCGACGCCATCGTCGAGGCCGCCGACGAGGTCATCGAGGGCCGCCACGACGACCAGTTCCCCGTGGACGTGTTCCAGACCGGGTCGGGCACCTCCACGAACATGAACGCCAACGAGGTCATCGCCAACCGCGCGACCGAAATCTACGGCGGCGAAGTCGGGACGCGGGAGATTCACCCCAACGACCACGTCAACTTCGGCCAATCCTCCAACGACGTGATTCCGACGGCGATGCACGTCGCGTCGCTCGAAGCCGTCGAGAAGGACCTCCTGCCCGCGCTCGACTCGCTCCGCGAGGCGCTGGAAGCCAAAGAAGAGGAGTTCGACGGCGTCGTCAAGACCGGCCGAACCCACCTACAGGACGCCACGCCGGTCCGCCTCGGACAGGAGTTCGGCGGCTACCGGACGCAGGTCGAGAAGGGTCTGGCGCGACTCGACGGGATTCGTGACCACCTCTCGGAACTCGCGCTCGGCGGCACCGCGGTCGGCACGGGCCTGAACACCCACCCCGACTTCCCCGAGAAGGCCGCCGAGTACATCACCGAGGAGACCGGCGTCGAGTTCCGCGAGGCCGACAATCACTTCGAGGCCCAAGCCGCCCACGACGCGATGTCTGAGGCCCACGGCGCGCTCCGGACCATCGCGGGGTCGCTCAACAAAATCGCCAACGACCTGCGCCTGCTGGCCTCCGGCCCGCGGAACGGACTCGGCGAACTCGAACAACCGGAGAACCAGCCCGGTAGCTCCATCATGCCCGGCAAAATCAATCCGGTCGTCGCCGAGGCCGTCAATCAGGTCCACAAGCAGGTCGTCGGCAACGACGCCGCCGTGAGCGCGGGCGCGGCCGAGGGCCAAATCGACCTCAACCTCTACAAGCCGGTGCTGGCGCACAACTTCCTCCAGTCCGCCGAGATGCTGGCCAACGCCAGCGAGGTGTTCGGCGAGAAGTTCGTCCGGAAACTCGAAGCCAACGAGACCCACTGCGAGGAACAGGTCGAACAGAGCATGGCGCTCGCCACGGCGCTCAATCCCCACATCGGCTACGACAAGGCCAGCGACGCCGCCAAGACCGCCCTGAAAGAGGGCAAGACGGTCAAGGAAGTCGTCGTCGAGAAGGGCTACCTCAGCGAGGAGGAGGCCGAGGAGGTCATCGACCCCGAGAAGATGACCCACCGCGGGATTCTGGGAAGCGACGACTAA
- a CDS encoding PQQ-binding-like beta-propeller repeat protein, whose protein sequence is MGISRRSLLTASFVSLGAYTWTNYSISTNRKVQGPRRWRMYGRLPTHVASYQQGFIPTESPSSARTFQLNGDIATSPVAINNYAAVGDGQGIVIIPLGEDDVTSRFTTPGTVGGTPAIDSDHVYATSDYRHSRTKQAVVSAIDLNGELKWETSYESRLATSPTLKNKTIYVRLADSHVALDKRSGETRWRQQSSGEITEADYLNYMNFGPAVSEDVVVFPDSSGVTAVDKRDGTVLWEKKLTKVRSCPVIADEHVFVSDIKGGVYSLDIQTGDQQWVWQGTGCWSPPAITNDRIYATEQSDVVVLNKRSGELEWRTDGHGVHGPIQSGISIVGNTILTSSSSLGLVAFKTEENRFVGDSNRKLWSIGQSGYNTPIASGENILFIEYGQNSPILHVLK, encoded by the coding sequence ATGGGAATAAGCCGTCGCTCACTGCTTACCGCCAGTTTTGTTTCATTGGGTGCTTATACGTGGACAAACTATTCAATCTCAACTAATCGTAAAGTCCAAGGGCCAAGAAGATGGCGAATGTATGGGCGACTACCAACGCACGTAGCGAGTTACCAGCAAGGATTCATTCCTACAGAGTCACCATCTTCAGCCCGAACTTTCCAACTAAACGGTGACATCGCAACCTCACCCGTAGCGATCAACAACTACGCCGCCGTCGGTGATGGTCAAGGAATTGTTATTATCCCACTTGGAGAAGACGACGTAACTAGTCGGTTTACTACTCCTGGGACTGTTGGGGGGACACCGGCTATTGACTCCGACCACGTTTACGCTACATCTGACTACAGACACAGCCGAACGAAGCAAGCAGTGGTTTCTGCTATAGATCTCAACGGGGAATTGAAATGGGAAACCAGTTACGAGTCGAGGTTGGCAACATCACCGACACTTAAAAACAAGACTATTTACGTTCGTTTAGCCGACAGCCATGTTGCACTTGATAAGAGGTCGGGAGAAACACGCTGGCGACAGCAAAGCTCTGGTGAAATTACTGAGGCCGATTACCTCAACTACATGAATTTTGGACCTGCAGTCAGTGAAGACGTAGTCGTCTTTCCTGATAGTAGCGGTGTCACTGCAGTCGATAAGAGAGACGGAACAGTGCTTTGGGAGAAGAAATTAACCAAGGTTCGTTCCTGCCCTGTAATAGCAGACGAACACGTCTTTGTTTCAGACATCAAGGGAGGAGTGTACTCTCTTGATATTCAAACCGGAGACCAACAATGGGTATGGCAAGGAACCGGTTGCTGGTCGCCTCCGGCGATCACAAATGATAGAATATATGCAACTGAACAATCAGATGTCGTTGTACTCAATAAACGCTCAGGTGAATTAGAGTGGCGGACAGACGGTCACGGCGTACACGGGCCGATTCAATCCGGTATCAGCATCGTTGGTAACACTATCCTTACTAGTTCGTCATCGCTCGGCTTAGTAGCTTTCAAAACAGAAGAAAATAGGTTTGTAGGAGATTCAAACAGAAAATTATGGTCTATCGGACAAAGTGGATATAATACCCCGATCGCTTCTGGGGAAAACATCTTATTTATCGAGTATGGGCAGAACTCCCCCATCCTCCACGTTCTGAAGTAG
- a CDS encoding TMEM165/GDT1 family protein, translating into MTGWFEILVVAFTAQLAVLPGEKVQFIIAGLSTRYNPWVVVAAAGSAFAGWTALEIWFGSALKGALPQVYLDAFTAVLFLVFAVLLYRSVPERGDPAAETDGGTLESSELDVSLFGREVPNAFGGFLPIFVMMAAGEFGDKTQLVTIGLAAQYGASSAIWAGEMLAIIPVSLANAFFFHKFSHKFDVRKAHYAGAALFLFFGLDTAQAIFTGFSAWETVVGAASGVITAAIPF; encoded by the coding sequence ATGACCGGTTGGTTCGAAATCCTCGTCGTGGCGTTCACGGCCCAACTCGCCGTGCTTCCTGGCGAGAAGGTCCAGTTCATCATCGCGGGTCTCTCGACCCGGTACAATCCGTGGGTCGTCGTGGCGGCCGCCGGGAGCGCGTTCGCCGGATGGACCGCCCTGGAAATCTGGTTCGGGAGCGCGCTGAAGGGCGCGCTTCCGCAGGTCTACCTCGACGCGTTCACTGCGGTCCTCTTCCTCGTCTTCGCGGTCCTGCTCTACCGGTCGGTCCCCGAGCGCGGCGACCCCGCGGCCGAGACCGACGGCGGCACGCTGGAGTCGAGCGAACTCGACGTGTCGCTGTTCGGCCGCGAGGTTCCGAACGCCTTCGGCGGCTTTCTGCCCATCTTCGTGATGATGGCGGCGGGCGAGTTCGGCGACAAGACCCAACTTGTCACCATCGGTCTCGCGGCCCAGTACGGGGCGAGTTCGGCCATCTGGGCGGGCGAGATGCTGGCCATCATCCCGGTCAGCCTCGCCAACGCCTTCTTCTTCCACAAGTTCTCCCACAAGTTCGACGTGCGGAAGGCCCACTACGCCGGGGCGGCGCTGTTCCTGTTTTTCGGTCTCGACACCGCACAGGCCATCTTCACGGGATTCTCGGCGTGGGAGACGGTCGTCGGTGCCGCCTCCGGCGTTATTACGGCCGCGATTCCGTTCTGA
- a CDS encoding PH domain-containing protein — MEVLNPRVRLAWGVGAVVTAVVVGVLAAVVSRFTLGPGVTVGLAVALGALALGLAFVVLRYRSWRFEVREDDLYLERGVLTRINTVVPFVRVQHVDTQRGPVERALGLSSVVVYTAGSRGADVSIPGLTPERADDLQEQLRRLAIESERETDAV; from the coding sequence ATGGAAGTTCTGAATCCGCGCGTCCGCCTCGCGTGGGGCGTCGGCGCAGTCGTGACCGCAGTCGTCGTCGGCGTTCTCGCGGCCGTGGTGAGCAGATTCACGCTCGGTCCCGGCGTTACGGTCGGACTGGCCGTCGCCCTCGGGGCGCTCGCGCTCGGTCTCGCGTTCGTCGTGTTGCGGTATCGTAGCTGGCGCTTCGAGGTACGCGAGGACGACCTCTACCTCGAACGTGGCGTCCTGACGCGGATCAACACCGTCGTCCCGTTCGTCCGCGTCCAGCACGTCGATACCCAGCGCGGGCCGGTCGAACGCGCGCTCGGCCTGTCGAGCGTCGTGGTCTACACCGCTGGCTCCCGCGGGGCCGACGTGTCGATTCCCGGCCTGACGCCCGAGCGGGCCGACGACCTGCAAGAACAGCTTCGTCGCCTCGCCATCGAGAGCGAGCGCGAGACCGACGCCGTATGA
- a CDS encoding PH domain-containing protein has translation MKLHPLSIPYRAASRGLSLGLMLFFLGQSLSGSDVLPFPLAGPVLVVLAALGVVGAAAWQVAYYRRFEYRLTGDGLEIASGVVSRRNREIPLGRIQNVDISRNVIQRALGVAVIDIETAGGGATEASLRYVGYDEAKRVQRQIQRLKRGEEAAEDETEPGERASPEERETVLFELQTDELALLSVLSFDFRYLSLLAFGPAALPFVPGVAELAFVGGLVLVALLVAALWALSAATTFARYYGFRLTRLGDELRYERGLLQRYDGSIPLGKVQALTLDANVLMRRFDYTTLAVETAGYGPGQTPSGGSEAAVPLATRERVLRLAREVEEFEVPEFSRPPKRARTRYAARYALVLAGLAGVLYALEVAVTPPAPIPVPLAAIPLAFLVVVPVAAHLKWRNRGYAVGEDHTLTRNGFWSQTTKVVPYYRVQTVIQSQTVFQRRRQLASVVIDTASSAGGAAAAVDVDAETAAELRETVGEKLQASLAARRGETDRESDLDSSRRD, from the coding sequence ATGAAGCTCCATCCTCTGTCGATTCCCTACCGGGCGGCCTCCCGCGGGCTGAGTCTGGGGCTGATGCTGTTTTTCCTCGGCCAGTCGCTCTCGGGGTCCGACGTACTCCCGTTCCCGCTGGCGGGTCCGGTGCTGGTCGTCCTCGCGGCGCTCGGCGTCGTCGGCGCGGCGGCGTGGCAGGTCGCCTACTACCGCCGGTTCGAGTATCGACTCACCGGCGACGGTCTCGAAATCGCGTCGGGCGTGGTCTCCCGGCGTAACCGCGAGATTCCGCTCGGGCGCATCCAGAACGTGGACATCTCGCGCAACGTGATTCAGCGCGCGCTCGGCGTCGCGGTCATCGACATCGAGACGGCGGGCGGCGGCGCGACGGAGGCCAGCCTCCGGTACGTCGGCTACGACGAGGCCAAGCGCGTCCAGCGCCAGATTCAGCGCCTGAAGCGCGGCGAGGAGGCCGCCGAAGACGAGACCGAACCCGGCGAGCGAGCCAGTCCCGAGGAGCGCGAGACGGTCCTCTTCGAGCTTCAGACCGACGAACTCGCCCTGCTCAGTGTCCTCTCCTTTGACTTCCGGTATCTCTCGCTATTGGCGTTCGGTCCGGCCGCGCTCCCGTTCGTGCCGGGCGTCGCGGAACTGGCGTTCGTCGGCGGACTCGTGCTGGTCGCGCTTCTCGTGGCCGCGCTCTGGGCGCTGAGCGCCGCGACGACGTTCGCGCGCTACTACGGGTTCCGACTGACTCGCCTCGGCGACGAACTCCGGTACGAGCGCGGCCTGCTCCAACGCTACGACGGGTCGATTCCGCTCGGGAAAGTGCAGGCGCTCACGCTTGACGCCAACGTCCTGATGCGACGATTCGACTACACCACGCTCGCGGTCGAGACGGCGGGCTACGGGCCGGGACAGACGCCCTCCGGCGGGTCGGAGGCCGCGGTGCCGCTGGCGACCCGCGAGCGCGTGCTTCGCCTCGCGCGCGAGGTCGAGGAGTTCGAGGTGCCGGAGTTCTCCCGGCCGCCGAAGCGCGCACGGACTCGGTACGCCGCCCGGTACGCACTCGTCCTCGCGGGACTCGCCGGAGTGCTGTACGCCTTAGAGGTCGCCGTCACACCGCCCGCGCCGATTCCGGTCCCGCTGGCGGCGATTCCGCTCGCGTTCCTCGTCGTCGTCCCCGTCGCGGCGCACTTGAAGTGGCGAAACCGGGGCTACGCAGTGGGCGAGGACCACACCCTCACGCGAAACGGGTTCTGGAGCCAGACGACGAAGGTGGTGCCGTACTACCGCGTCCAGACCGTGATTCAGAGCCAGACCGTCTTCCAGCGACGGCGACAGTTGGCGAGCGTGGTCATCGACACCGCGAGTTCCGCGGGCGGCGCGGCCGCCGCGGTGGACGTGGACGCCGAGACGGCGGCGGAGTTGCGCGAGACTGTCGGCGAGAAGTTGCAGGCGAGTCTGGCGGCGCGGCGCGGCGAGACCGACCGGGAGTCAGACCTCGACTCCTCGCGTCGAGACTGA